From the Paraflavitalea soli genome, the window TTTGTGCTTTTTGAGGGCTTCATAATAGCCTGCCAGCCTTTCATTTTTAATACCCAGGGTAGGAGGTCCCTGCATGTAGCCGATGATCTTATGGCCTTTGCCAATGAGGAATTCAACGGCTTCCACAGAACTATGGTAGAGGTTGCAGCTTACGGAATGTACATCGGGTACATCGGGTACACGGTCGAAAAATACCACGGGTATATCGTAGCTCTTCATTTGTTCAAAGTGATCAAACTGGGTGGTATTCTTGGAGATGGAGGCCAATATGCCGTCTACCCGGTGCTTCTTCATGGTCTCCAGTATCTTCTTTTCATTTTCTATATCATCATGTGACTGGCCGATCAATACAATGTAATTGTTGGGCAGGGCAATGGCTTCAATACCATTGATAGCAGAAGAAAAGAACTCTTCCCGCAGGTTGGGCAGAATAACGCCGATGGTGAAGGTTTTGCGCTGCTTGAAGAATATAGCCGTTTGATTGGGCTCATAATTCAATTCGGCAGCCATCTTCTTCACAGCCAGCCGGGTACGCAGCCCAATGCTGGGATGATCGTGTAATGCGCGCGATACGGTAGAAATGGAAATACTCAGGCGCTGCGCAATTTCTTTAATGGTAGGAAGCTTTTTCTCCATATGAACAAAAATAAACCGGTAATATATCAAAAAAAATACAAACGATTGCGCATAATAAGTTTCGGGATGGATGAGGCAGCAGGATTTATTGCTAACTTTAAGCGTCAGCCAAACGGTTCCCATTATGATTGCTCCTGCTTTAAAGAAAACATTGCTGGTTATTGCCGTATTGCTGGTAGCCATACTGGTATTCACCTTTAGCACGCGTAGCCGTGCTATCGACTTCAACACGGAAGTAAAACCCATCTTCAATAAAAAATGTATCTCCTGCCATGGCGGGGTTAAACGCCAGGGAGGGTTTAGTTTGTTATTCCGCTCGGAAGCATTGGCCAATACCGAATCGGGCAAGCCTGCTATCATTCCCGGCCACCCCGATCAAAGTGATATGATCCGCCGCCTCACCCTCAAAGATCCGGAAGAGCGTATGCCTTATAAACATGAGCCCTTAACGGAAGCAGAGATCAGCACGTTAACGGCCTGGGTAAAGCAAGGCGCTGTGTGGGGCGATCACTGGGCCTATGTACCGGTAAAAGAACCCACTGTTCCTGCTACAGCTTACCCCGGCGCCCGCAATGGTATCGATCATTATATCTATGAACAACTGGAAGCGGCATCGCTGAAGCCATCGCCCGAAGCAGACAAAGCCACTTTACTGCGGCGGGTAAGTCTTGACCTCACGGGCATGCCGGCAACAGAGGCTGTAGCGCAACGTTTCTTACAAAGTAAAGCACCTAATGCTTATGATGAGCTGGTAGATACTTTATTGGCCTCTCCCCATTTCGGAGAAAAATGGGCGGCCGTATGGCTCGACCTGGCCCGCTATTCCGATACGAAGGGTTACGAGCGTGATGCGGGGCGTAATATCTGGCGCTACCGCGACTGGCTCATCCAGGCATTCAATGCAGACAAGCCCTATGATGTCTTTCTAACAGAACAAATAGCCGGCGACCTGCTGCCCGATCCCTCCGATGAACAATATATTGCCACGGCCTTCCACCGCAATACGATGACGAATGATGAAGGAGGTACGGATAATGAAGAGTTCCGTACTTCGGCGGTGCTCGACCGGGTGAATACCACCTGGGAGGGCGTGATGGGCACCACGTTTGCCTGCGTGCAATGCCATAGTCATCCTTATGATCCCTTTACGCACGATGAGTATTATAAGTTCATGGCTTTCTTCAACGATACGCGTGATGAGGATACATATGAGGATTACCCGCTGCTGCGTCATTTTACTGATTCGATGAAGCAGGAACTGGCCACGATGGTCAACTGGGCCACGAAATATTCCTCTAAAGAAGTAGCGAGCCAGTGGGAGCGGTTTGTAAAGACCTGGGAGCCTTCCATTCACTCGCTCACAGCTGATGTGCTGGTAAATAGTGCGCTGGCTGATACGAAGTGGCTTACCTGCCGCAACCATGCCATTGCCCGGCTGAATAAAGTGAACCTGCAGGACAAAACGCAATTGCTCATTCGCTATTCCACAGGACTAAAAGATGGCATACTTTGTTTGCGCCTCGACAGTGCTACAGGTCCCATCATTAAAAAGATCGTATTGCCGCCTACGCAGGGATGGCAGATCAATCGTTTTGAACTGCCAGCTACTGCCGGTGTGCATCCACTCTATTTAACTTATTCCAGCAATAGTCTCAAAGAACCTGAAGCCAGCGGCGTGACCTTCGACTGGTTTCATTTCACGGCGCCTTTTCCCGGTAAAGGTCAGCCCGGTTATGCAGAAAATGAAGCACGTTGGTGGGGCCTGCTCAATAAAGGAGTGTCCTCCACGCCGATCATGATGGACAATCCTGCGGACATGCACCGCACCTCGCAGGTATTTGAGCGTGGTAACTGGCTGGTAAAAGGTAAAACGGTAACGCCGGATGTACCACATGCACTCAACCCATTTCCGGTGAAAGCGCCCCGCAACAGGCTTGGCCTGGCCATGTGGCTTACGCAAGATGACAACCCACTTACGGCACGTACGATGGTAAACAGGATATGGGAGCAATTCTTTGGCAGTGGCCTGGCGGAAACGCTGGAAGATCTGGGTACGCAAGGTATACAGCCCACACACCGTGAGCTGCTGGACTATCTTTCTTACGAGTTGATGCACCAATATAAATGGAGCCTTAAAAAACTCATGCGCGAAATTGTATTGTCTGCCACTTACCGGCAGGATTCTAAAACAAACCCGCAGTTACAGGAAAAAGATCCCTATAATAAATTATATGCAAGAGGTGCCCGTGTGCGGTTGTCTGCGGAACAAGTGCGGGACCAGGCTTTGTGCATCAGTGGACTGATGAGTGCAACGATGTATGGCCCTGCGGTATTTCCGTTTCAACCGGATGGTATCTGGCTATCACCCTGGAATGGGGCGCAATGGAGAAATGCCACAGGAGACAATGCGCATCGCCGGGCAATCTACACGTATTGGAAACGTACAGCGCCTTACCCTTCTATGATCACTTTCGA encodes:
- a CDS encoding LacI family DNA-binding transcriptional regulator → MEKKLPTIKEIAQRLSISISTVSRALHDHPSIGLRTRLAVKKMAAELNYEPNQTAIFFKQRKTFTIGVILPNLREEFFSSAINGIEAIALPNNYIVLIGQSHDDIENEKKILETMKKHRVDGILASISKNTTQFDHFEQMKSYDIPVVFFDRVPDVPDVHSVSCNLYHSSVEAVEFLIGKGHKIIGYMQGPPTLGIKNERLAGYYEALKKHKLPVDESLIVSTDLSTQSTEAALDLLLSKKKKPTAVLVFNDYVALDAIHYARQKKLRIDKDISFVSYANVSVTRYLDYPPIASVEQFPYDQGARATELLFKLLDSKTNRQEFPYENVVLKSELIVH
- a CDS encoding DUF1553 domain-containing protein is translated as MIAPALKKTLLVIAVLLVAILVFTFSTRSRAIDFNTEVKPIFNKKCISCHGGVKRQGGFSLLFRSEALANTESGKPAIIPGHPDQSDMIRRLTLKDPEERMPYKHEPLTEAEISTLTAWVKQGAVWGDHWAYVPVKEPTVPATAYPGARNGIDHYIYEQLEAASLKPSPEADKATLLRRVSLDLTGMPATEAVAQRFLQSKAPNAYDELVDTLLASPHFGEKWAAVWLDLARYSDTKGYERDAGRNIWRYRDWLIQAFNADKPYDVFLTEQIAGDLLPDPSDEQYIATAFHRNTMTNDEGGTDNEEFRTSAVLDRVNTTWEGVMGTTFACVQCHSHPYDPFTHDEYYKFMAFFNDTRDEDTYEDYPLLRHFTDSMKQELATMVNWATKYSSKEVASQWERFVKTWEPSIHSLTADVLVNSALADTKWLTCRNHAIARLNKVNLQDKTQLLIRYSTGLKDGILCLRLDSATGPIIKKIVLPPTQGWQINRFELPATAGVHPLYLTYSSNSLKEPEASGVTFDWFHFTAPFPGKGQPGYAENEARWWGLLNKGVSSTPIMMDNPADMHRTSQVFERGNWLVKGKTVTPDVPHALNPFPVKAPRNRLGLAMWLTQDDNPLTARTMVNRIWEQFFGSGLAETLEDLGTQGIQPTHRELLDYLSYELMHQYKWSLKKLMREIVLSATYRQDSKTNPQLQEKDPYNKLYARGARVRLSAEQVRDQALCISGLMSATMYGPAVFPFQPDGIWLSPWNGAQWRNATGDNAHRRAIYTYWKRTAPYPSMITFDGALREVCTSRRIRTNTPLQALVTLNDEAYLEMARHLAYRMQQQAGNNVKQQISKGYELAMYKPITETRLAILSKLYQEALQTYQQDKDKTCAIIGEMNEHNNPETAALVVTANAMLNLDELITKN